Proteins from a genomic interval of Lycium ferocissimum isolate CSIRO_LF1 chromosome 2, AGI_CSIRO_Lferr_CH_V1, whole genome shotgun sequence:
- the LOC132046975 gene encoding protein NSP-INTERACTING KINASE 1-like isoform X2 has translation MEKRREIKAAFLYVAFLALWSSAAGLLSPKGVNFEVQALMAIKVALKDPHGVLDNWDSTSVDPCSWAMVTCSPESLVIGLGSPSQNLSGALSPSIGNLTNLQIILLQNNNITGPIPKEIGRLSKLQTLDLSDNFFTGDIPLSLGHLNNLKYMRLNNNSLSGEIPASLANMSQLTLVDLSFNNLSGPVPRFPAKKFNIVGNPLICETGSEPDCYGMQLLPMSMTLNSSETSPSGKQKSHKIALVFGSSLGCISLLVLGIGLFLWSRHRHNQQAFFDVKDRHHEEVSLGNLRRFQFKDLQIATKNFSSKNILGKGGFGHVYKGQLPDGTPVAVKRLNDGSTIGGEKQFQTEVEMISLAVHRNLLRLYGFCMTQSEKLLVYPYMSNAKPVLDWGTRKRIALGAARGLLYLHEQCDPKIIHRDVKAANILLDDYCEAVVGDFGLAKLLDHQDTHVTTAVRGTVGHIAPEYLSTGQSSEKTDVFGFGILLLELITGMRAIEFGKAANQKGVMLDWVRKIHQEKKLDVLVDKDLKINYDQIELEEMVQVALLCTQYLPGHRPKMSEIVRMLEGDGLAERWEASQKFDGSSNKYKTKELSSSERFSDLTDDSLLLVQAMELSGPR, from the exons atggaaaaaagaagagagataaaAGCTGCATTCTTGTATGTGGCATTTTTGGCCCTTTGGAGCTCTGCAGCTGGATTGCTTTCTCCCAAAGGTGTCAATTTTGAAG ttCAAGCTTTAATGGCCATAAAAGTTGCTTTGAAGGATCCTCATGGGGTTCTTGATAACTGGGATAGCACTTCTGTTGATCCATGTAGTTGGGCTATGGTCACTTGCTCTCCTGAGAGTTTGGTTATTGGCCT AGGGTCACCAAGCCAGAATCTATCTGGTGCTCTTTCACCTAGCATTGGCAATTTGACAAATCTTCAGATTAT ATTGCTGcagaataacaacataacaggACCAATCCCAAAAGAGATTGGAAGGCTCTCAAAGCTTCAGACTCTTGATCTTTCTGATAACTTCTTCACTGGTGATATTCCTCTTTCTTTGGGACACTTAAATAACCTCAAGTACAT GAGGCTCAACAATAACAGTCTATCAGGAGAAATTCCAGCCTCATTGGCCAACATGTCACAGCTCACTCTTGT GGACTTGTCCTTCAATAACTTGAGTGGACCAGTACCTAGGTTCCCTGCTAAGAAATTCAA CATTGTTGGAAATCCATTGATCTGCGAGACGGGGTCTGAGCCAGACTGCTATGGAATGCAATTGCTGCCTATGTCAATGACATTGAACAGCTCAGAAA CTTCGCCTTCTGGGAAGCAAAAAAGTCACAAAATCGCACTTGTATTTGGCTCGAGTCTTGGTTGTATTTCTTTGCTCGTTCTTGGAATTGGACTCTTTCTGTGGTCAAGGCATAGACACAACCAACAAGCCTTTTTTGATGTTAAAG ACCGGCACCATGAAGAAGTTTCCCTTGGGAATTTGAGAAGATTTCAGTTCAAGGATCTCCAGATTGCAACCAAGAACTTCAGCAGCAAAAACATTTTGGGAAAAGGTGGTTTTGGGCATGTTTATAAAGGTCAACTCCCAGATGGAACTCCTGTGGCTGTAAAGAGGCTAAATGATGGCAGTACAATAGGTGGTGAGAAACAATTCCAGACAGAAGTCGAAATGATAAGCTTAGCAGTGCACCGTAACCTCCTCAGGCTCTACGGATTTTGCATGACACAGTCGGAGAAGCTTTTGGTTTACCCTTATATGTCCAATG CGAAACCTGTGTTGGACTGGGGAACAAGGAAACGAATTGCTCTAGGAGCTGCTCGAGGACTGTTGTATCTTCACGAACAATGTGATCCAAAGATAATCCATAGGGATGTTAAGGCTGCAAATATATTGCTCGATGACTATTGTGAGGCGGTTGTGGGAGATTTTGGTCTGGCAAAGCTTTTGGATCACCAGGATACACATGTCACAACGGCTGTGCGCGGAACTGTGGGGCATATAGCCCCTGAATACCTGTCAACGGGCCAATCATCTGAGAAAACAGATGTGTTTGGATTTGGGATCCTTCTTCTTGAGCTGATCACAGGAATGAGAGCTATAGAATTTGGAAAAGCAGCTAACCAGAAGGGAGTAATGCTTGATTGG GTTAGGAAAATTCACCAAGAGAAGAAACTTGATGTCCTTGTTGATAAAGATTTGAAAATCAACTATGATCAAATTGAGCTAGAAGAAATGGTTCAAGTTGCTCTGCTATGCACACAATATCTTCCAGGCCACAGACCAAAAATGTCTGAAATCGTCCGAATGCTTGAAGGTGATGGACTTGCAGAGAGGTGGGAAGCATCCCAGAAATTTGATGGTAGTAGTAACAAGTACAAAACGAAAGAACTATCCTCATCCGAGAGATTTTCAGATCTCACGGATGATTCTTTGTTGCTTGTCCAAGCCATGGAGCTGTCTGGTCCTAGGTGA
- the LOC132046975 gene encoding protein NSP-INTERACTING KINASE 1-like isoform X1 yields the protein MEKRREIKAAFLYVAFLALWSSAAGLLSPKGVNFEVQALMAIKVALKDPHGVLDNWDSTSVDPCSWAMVTCSPESLVIGLGSPSQNLSGALSPSIGNLTNLQIILLQNNNITGPIPKEIGRLSKLQTLDLSDNFFTGDIPLSLGHLNNLKYMRLNNNSLSGEIPASLANMSQLTLVDLSFNNLSGPVPRFPAKKFNIVGNPLICETGSEPDCYGMQLLPMSMTLNSSETSPSGKQKSHKIALVFGSSLGCISLLVLGIGLFLWSRHRHNQQAFFDVKDRHHEEVSLGNLRRFQFKDLQIATKNFSSKNILGKGGFGHVYKGQLPDGTPVAVKRLNDGSTIGGEKQFQTEVEMISLAVHRNLLRLYGFCMTQSEKLLVYPYMSNGSVASRLRAKPVLDWGTRKRIALGAARGLLYLHEQCDPKIIHRDVKAANILLDDYCEAVVGDFGLAKLLDHQDTHVTTAVRGTVGHIAPEYLSTGQSSEKTDVFGFGILLLELITGMRAIEFGKAANQKGVMLDWVRKIHQEKKLDVLVDKDLKINYDQIELEEMVQVALLCTQYLPGHRPKMSEIVRMLEGDGLAERWEASQKFDGSSNKYKTKELSSSERFSDLTDDSLLLVQAMELSGPR from the exons atggaaaaaagaagagagataaaAGCTGCATTCTTGTATGTGGCATTTTTGGCCCTTTGGAGCTCTGCAGCTGGATTGCTTTCTCCCAAAGGTGTCAATTTTGAAG ttCAAGCTTTAATGGCCATAAAAGTTGCTTTGAAGGATCCTCATGGGGTTCTTGATAACTGGGATAGCACTTCTGTTGATCCATGTAGTTGGGCTATGGTCACTTGCTCTCCTGAGAGTTTGGTTATTGGCCT AGGGTCACCAAGCCAGAATCTATCTGGTGCTCTTTCACCTAGCATTGGCAATTTGACAAATCTTCAGATTAT ATTGCTGcagaataacaacataacaggACCAATCCCAAAAGAGATTGGAAGGCTCTCAAAGCTTCAGACTCTTGATCTTTCTGATAACTTCTTCACTGGTGATATTCCTCTTTCTTTGGGACACTTAAATAACCTCAAGTACAT GAGGCTCAACAATAACAGTCTATCAGGAGAAATTCCAGCCTCATTGGCCAACATGTCACAGCTCACTCTTGT GGACTTGTCCTTCAATAACTTGAGTGGACCAGTACCTAGGTTCCCTGCTAAGAAATTCAA CATTGTTGGAAATCCATTGATCTGCGAGACGGGGTCTGAGCCAGACTGCTATGGAATGCAATTGCTGCCTATGTCAATGACATTGAACAGCTCAGAAA CTTCGCCTTCTGGGAAGCAAAAAAGTCACAAAATCGCACTTGTATTTGGCTCGAGTCTTGGTTGTATTTCTTTGCTCGTTCTTGGAATTGGACTCTTTCTGTGGTCAAGGCATAGACACAACCAACAAGCCTTTTTTGATGTTAAAG ACCGGCACCATGAAGAAGTTTCCCTTGGGAATTTGAGAAGATTTCAGTTCAAGGATCTCCAGATTGCAACCAAGAACTTCAGCAGCAAAAACATTTTGGGAAAAGGTGGTTTTGGGCATGTTTATAAAGGTCAACTCCCAGATGGAACTCCTGTGGCTGTAAAGAGGCTAAATGATGGCAGTACAATAGGTGGTGAGAAACAATTCCAGACAGAAGTCGAAATGATAAGCTTAGCAGTGCACCGTAACCTCCTCAGGCTCTACGGATTTTGCATGACACAGTCGGAGAAGCTTTTGGTTTACCCTTATATGTCCAATGGTAGTGTAGCTTCTCGTCTCagag CGAAACCTGTGTTGGACTGGGGAACAAGGAAACGAATTGCTCTAGGAGCTGCTCGAGGACTGTTGTATCTTCACGAACAATGTGATCCAAAGATAATCCATAGGGATGTTAAGGCTGCAAATATATTGCTCGATGACTATTGTGAGGCGGTTGTGGGAGATTTTGGTCTGGCAAAGCTTTTGGATCACCAGGATACACATGTCACAACGGCTGTGCGCGGAACTGTGGGGCATATAGCCCCTGAATACCTGTCAACGGGCCAATCATCTGAGAAAACAGATGTGTTTGGATTTGGGATCCTTCTTCTTGAGCTGATCACAGGAATGAGAGCTATAGAATTTGGAAAAGCAGCTAACCAGAAGGGAGTAATGCTTGATTGG GTTAGGAAAATTCACCAAGAGAAGAAACTTGATGTCCTTGTTGATAAAGATTTGAAAATCAACTATGATCAAATTGAGCTAGAAGAAATGGTTCAAGTTGCTCTGCTATGCACACAATATCTTCCAGGCCACAGACCAAAAATGTCTGAAATCGTCCGAATGCTTGAAGGTGATGGACTTGCAGAGAGGTGGGAAGCATCCCAGAAATTTGATGGTAGTAGTAACAAGTACAAAACGAAAGAACTATCCTCATCCGAGAGATTTTCAGATCTCACGGATGATTCTTTGTTGCTTGTCCAAGCCATGGAGCTGTCTGGTCCTAGGTGA
- the LOC132048348 gene encoding uncharacterized protein LOC132048348 has protein sequence MSGAQGAQPKGDLTPTTYESVDQKEENKPRMDIHSHEDERGIQIDKVQDKVKDAAGLGGPVFGAGEEENKQDLGVTGTAD, from the coding sequence ATGTCAGGGGCGCAAGGAGCACAGCCAAAGGGAGATCTAACACCAACCACGTATGAATCAGTTGATCAGAAAGAGGAGAACAAGCCTCGAATGGATATCCATTCCCATGAAGATGAGCGTGGTATTCAGATTGATAAAGTTCAGGACAAGGTCAAAGATGCCGCCGGCTTAGGTGGCCCTGTTTTTGGTGCTGGCGAGGAAGAGAACAAGCAAGACTTAGGCGTTACCGGCACCGCCGACTAA